In Silene latifolia isolate original U9 population chromosome 3, ASM4854445v1, whole genome shotgun sequence, a single window of DNA contains:
- the LOC141647018 gene encoding uncharacterized protein LOC141647018 produces MTKRNNATTSLGFISCEELSELGAGTRESWLVDNPFLLSALDTHSLALSNKSLILVLGWSDNHDLIGNNSRVKIHPTLSPINGEFISAIEWLVFDDVRVLAVGTSSGYLLIFSLDGSLIHKQIIYPARILKIRVRGTKKDISHDLSNEEVCIVMDGVIARFDGADLQSMLQQWFQETQTDFWDQKRKTRDDDEFDSPFERVPYQVWSVNKYGASADAAITGVMPPPLMEFESSQHYYRAITIGNDAVISAYRLSENKNRSFVGAILSKVVPATFSTIASFSKLIWRSDKSPPTKPEPKPQPFARASPLTCLKDPPRKGEKLTLSPSGTLAAITDSLGRILLLDTQALVVVRLWKGYRDANCLFMEMLVKKDSTSTSYHEHEKSDYCLCLAIHAPKKGIIEIWQMRTGPRIKTIQCAKGSKILQPTYRFSSSMASSSSYIPLEVFLLNGDSGQLSVINRSLS; encoded by the exons ATGACAAAAAGAAACAATGCAACAACATCACTAGGGTTCATATCATGTGAAGAACTAAGTGAATTAGGTGCTGGTACAAGAGAATCATGGCTTGTTGACAATCCTTTTCTTTTATCTGCACTTGATACTCATTCTCTTGCTCTTTCTAATAAATCCCTAATTCTTGTTCTTGGTTGGTCTGATAATCATGATTTAATTGGTAATAATTCTAGGGTTAAGATTCATCCTACCCTTTCCCCAATTAATGGTGAATTCATTTCTGCTATTGAATGGCTTGTTTTTGATGATGTTCGTGTTCTTGCTGTTGGTACTTCTTCTGGGTATTTGCTCATTTTTTCTTTGGATGGATCTTTGATTCATAAACAG ATTATATATCCTGCACGGATTCTAAAAATTAGGGTCCGCGGAACTAAGAAAGATATATCGCATGATCTTTCAAATGAGGAGGTTTGCATTGTAATGGATGGAGTGATTGCACGTTTTGATGGAGCTGATTTACAG AGTATGCTGCAGCAATGGTTCCAAGAAACACAAACCGATTTTTGGGATCAGAAACGGAAAACAAGAGACGATGATGAATTTGATAGTCCGTTTGAAAGAGTGCCCTATCAAGTGTGGAGTGTTAACAAATATGGAGCTTCTGCTGATGCAGCAATCACAGGTGTTATGCCGCCTCCACTGATGGAATTTGAG TCAAGCCAACACTACTATCGTGCGATCACTATTGGCAATGATGCTGTGATTTCTGCTTACAG GCTTTCAGAAAACAAAAATAGGTCTTTTGTTGGAGCTATACTATCAAAAGTTGTGCCTGCAACATTTTCTACAATTGCGTCATTTTCCAAATTGATTTGGCGAAGTGATAAATCACCGCCTACTAAACCTGAACCTAAGCCTCAACCCTTTGCTCGAG CCTCTCCTTTGACTTGCTTGAAAGACCCACCAAGAAAAGGAGAAAAGCTCACCTTATCTCCCAGTGGTACATTGGCTGCAATTACGGACTCGCTTGGTCGTATATTGCTATTGGACACTCAAGCGCTTGTGGTGGTGCGATTATGGAAG GGATATCGTGATGCCAACTGTCTCTTTATGGAAATGCTTGTAAAAAAAGACTCTACATCAACTTCCTATCACGAGCACGAGAAAAGTGATTACTGCTTGTGCCTCGCTATCCACGCTCCTAAGAAAGGAATTATCGAG ATATGGCAGATGAGAACAGGTCCGCGTATAAAAACAATACAATGCGCCAAGGGAAGCAAGATCCTTCAGCCAACTTACCGATTCAGTTCTTCCATGGCGTCATCTTCATCGTACATTCCATTAGAGGTTTTCTTGTTGAATGGAGACTCTGGCCAATTGTCAGTTATAAATAGATCACTTTCTTAA